The genome window CCGCCAGGTTCTTGCTCGCAACCCACCAGCGGTCGTTGTCGAACAACCGCGCGTATTGCGCAAGGCCCGCCCATTTGTAGCTTGGCAGGAACGTGGAATTGGTGAACGAGAGTACAAACGTCCACAGGATGTAGCCGTAGAAGCCCACCAACACGATGAACATGCTGGGCGCCAGCACCAGTTTGGGGAGCCAGCGCTGCAGTGCATCGAACGGCGAGGCTTTGCTGAACACAGCAACAGAACTCATGGGGAAATCCAGTACAGGGAAAAAAGGACTTGCTTGTCGCTCTTTCACTGTAGGAGCGAGCTTGCTCGCGAAAAACTCTAGGTCACCGCGTTCATCCTGGATGCTCGCGTTATCCTTGAAGACCTTCGCGAGCAAGCTCGCTCCTACAGAAGGGCTGCGTTACTTGGCGGACTTGATCGCAGCGCCAAGTTTCTTGGCGGTGTCGGCCGGGTCGGCTTTCGGGTCGTTGATGTAGTTGGTCACGACGTCAAAGAACGCACCTTGCACCGCCAGGGTCGTGGCCATGTTGTGCGCCATGCTTGGCTGCAGGCCGCCGGTCTTGGCGTCTGCCAGGAAGTCCTTGGCAGCGGTCTGGGCGCAGGAGTCGAAGCCGTACGAGTCCATTTTGTTCAGCATGTCGTTACGCACAGGGATCGAACCCTTGTTGATGCTGAACACTTTCTGGAAGTTTTCACCCAGCACGACTCTGGCAATGTCCTGCTGACCGGCAGCAGTGCCTTTGTCTTTCTGCTTGAACACCGCCAGGGAGTCGATGTTGTAGGTGAAGGCTTTGTCGGTGCCCGGGAAGGCTACGCACTCGTAGTCCTTGCCAGCGACTTTCTTGGCGGCGGTCCATTCGGACTTGGCCCAGTCACCCATGATCTGCATGCCGGCCTTGCCGTTGATGACCTTGCCTGCTTCGAGGTTCCAGTCCTGGCCCTTGCCGTCGACGTCCATGTAGGTCGCGACTTTCTTCAGCTCTGTCAAGGCCTTGACCATTTCCGGACCGGTCAGTGCAGCGTTATCCAGGTCGACCAGGGCTTTCTTGTAGCCATCGGCACCCATCACCGAGAGCACCACCGCTTCGAACACGGTGCTGTCCTGCCAAGGCTGGCCACCGTGGGCAAGCGGGATGAAGCCGGCTTTTTTCAGCTTGTCGCCGGCGGCGTAGAATTCTTCGAGGGTGGTCGGGTTCTTGGTGATACCGGCTTTCTTGAAGACTTCCGGGTTGATCCACAGCCAGTTTACGCGGTGGATGTTGACCGGTACGGCGACGTAGTCACCTTCGTACTTCACGGTATCGGAGACTTTCTTGTCGAGCAGGGAGTCCCACTTTTCTTCTTTGGCGACGTCTTTGAGCACGTCGGTGTCGAGCAGGCCGGTGGACGCCCATTCCTGGATATCAGGGCCTTTGATCTGGGCAACGCCTGGCGGGTTGCCGGCGACTGCACGGCTTTTCAGCACAGTCATGGCCGTGGCGCCACCGCCACCTGCGACGGCACCGTCTTTCCAAGTGAAGCCGTCTTTCTCAACTTGGGCCTTCAGGACATCTACAGCCGCCTTCTCACCACCCGAGGTCCACCAATGCACAACTTCAACCGTACCTTTGGAGTCGGCGGCAAATGCACTGAGGGGAAACAACGAGGCAATGGAAATAGCGACGGCGAGGCGATTAATCGCGTTCATCTGAGTACCTTTTCTTGTTGTTATGCATGCAAGTCTTAGGCTTGCGCTGCACGGAGTTTAAACAGGGTTTTTTGAGGCGCAGGTAACAAAGGGATGCACAAATGTCACCAGTTGGTGACATAGCGTCCAGCCCCGATGGCACTGGCCATGCTGGGTGCCAAGGGCAGTGCAGGCAGCACTACCGCTTGCCAGGCATGGTACAGGTCCGGCTTGCCGCCCCATATTTTGCTGCTGGGTTGGTTGTGCGGGCTGAGTTCGTGGTGCCAGCTGCCGTGGATGCGGTCGATGAAGTGGGTTTCGCAGAATTCCCAGAAGCGCCGGTACCAGGTTTCGTAGTGCAATTCGCCGGTGCGTTTGAGCAAGGCCTGGGCAGCGGCGCTGGCTTCGGCGTGGGTCCAATGCAGGCGCTCGCGCACCACTGGGCGGTGGTTCCAGTCCAGGGTGTAGACGATGCCGGGGGCGCCGTCCACCGCCCAGGCGTACTCGCAGGCACTGGCGAACAGGCCTTTGGCATCGGTCACCAGCCATTCGGGTGTGGCGAGCCCGGCTTGCAGGCGCGCGGCCTCAAGGTGCAGCACCAGCCGCGCCCACTCGAAGCCATGGCCGGGGGTAATGCCGTAGGGGCGGAAGCCATCGGCGGGGTTGTCTTCGTTGTAGCCGAGCAAGGGTTGCCAAGTTGTGTCGAAATGCTCGATGACCATGAACTGGTTGCCGGCGGCATGGGTGTGGATCACACGTTCGACGATCCGCAGGGCGCGGTCCAGCCAGCGGGTGTCACCCGTTACATCGGCCAGGGCAAGAAAGGCTTCGGTGGCGTGCATGTTGCTGTTGGCGCCGCGATAAGCCTCGACGCGGCTCCAGTCCTGATCAAAGGACTCAAGCATCACGCCCTCCTCTTCACTCCAGAAGAACTGGTCGATGATATGGATGGCGTCATTCAGCAGGTTTTGCGCGCCCGGAGCACCGGCCACCACCGCCGAGCTGGCGGCCAGGGCGACAAAGGCGTGCAGGTAGGCGGCCTTGCCACGGTTGCCGTCGACGGCGTGGGGCGTGGCGAACCAGCCGCCGTGCTCACTGTCGCGCAACGGGCCGTTGAGGGAGGCAACCCCGTGCTCAATCAGTTCGGCGTAACCGGGCAACCCCATGGCGTGGGCCATGGCGAAGCTGTGGGTCATGCGGGCGGTGTTCATGGTTTCGGCGCGGGCATCGACTGGCAACCGGCCTCTATCGTCCAGGTTGCCAAAGCCATCGGCCAGACGAGACGCCTTGGCAAACGCCAGCAGGCGCTGCCCTTCGGCAGCGAGCCAGGCGTGATGGGCAGGCGCGTTCAGCCAACTGCTGGCAGGCAGTGGTTGGGTGGTCATGGGTGGCCCTTATTATTGTTTGTGGGATGACCGGAGTCTAAACAAGGGCGCGGTGGGGGCAAGTAACGAAGGGGATGGGAAATGTCACCGAGTGGTGACATTTCCATAAAAGACCTCATTGCCCGAGCGGGGTGACTCTCGCCGGCGCGTTGAGCTGTTGGTTGAGGGTCTGCACCTGGCTCTGCAAGGTGGTGATGTTGCGCGTGGTCTGGATGCGGAACACGTCGAACTCCTTGTTGGTAGGCCCATCACTGCTGGCCGACGCGTTGTCCTGGGCGCTCTTGAGCACCACGAGGTCCTGCTCGATACGGGCGATGGCAGCGCTGGGGTTGCCCTGCTTCTTCAAAGCGGCCACATCAGCGGACAGCTCCTTGATTTCGCTGTCGCGCTTGCCGGCATCGCCCTGCGCCGCCTTGAGCGTCGCCACGGCGTCGGTCAACGCCTGGACCTGGCCTTGCAGCTTGCTGTTGGCGTTGGACAGGTCGGTGGTGCTGGCGGTCATTTGCGCCAGGCGCTTGTCCAGCTCGGTGGCCTGGCCGGCCACGCCGATTTGCTGCTTGCCCTGTTCCAGCAGTTGGTTTTCAAGCTGTTTGATCTGCAGTTTCAGCGCTTCGCTGCCGTTGTTGACGCTGGCTTCACTGGCCACCACCTTGCCGGAAATATCCTGCAGCCGCCCCGCCGCTTCTTCGCTGATGCGCGCAAAGCTCTCCTGGGTGGCCACCAACTGCTGGCCCATCAGGGAAATCTGCTGGAAGCTCCACCAGGCCAGGCCCGCAAAGGCGATCAGCAGCGCGCCGATCAAGGCCCACAACGGGCCGGTGCTGGCGCTCTTGACCTTGACCACCTTGGCGTTACGCGAACGCACTGAAGTGGCCGGGGAAGGTTCGAAGTCATCGTCATCCCCGACATCGGCCCGCAGGCTGGGAACGTTGTCGAAGTCGTCTTTAGCATCGTTACGCATGAATCAACCCTGAATCGGTGAGGTGGCGAGCGACGGGAGTATAAACCGCGTTCCCGGCGCTCTGATCGACCCGGAACGCCGAATTCGGTTCCCGAAGTGTTGCCTGTTGTGTGCTTACTTCGACCCAGGGTCCTGGGCCTTCCACCAACTGCAAAACTCGTCGAGGGCGGTCCACAGGCTGACCTTGGGTTCATAGTCCAGATAATGCCTGGCGCGGCTGATGTCGAGGGTGAAATCTTTGTTCATCACTTGCATGCCCAGGCGCGACAACGCCGGCTCCGGACGGCCCGGCCACATCGCGCAAAACGCTTCGTTGAGCGCCGCCACGCTGTAGGACAAACCGTAGGAGCGATACCGCGTCACCTGCGGCAACTCCATCTGGCGCATCACGTAGTTCACCACATCCCACACGGGCACTGGGGTTCCGTTGCTGATGTTGTAAGCCTTGCCCAACGCCGAGCCCGTGGCGAGCAGGCTGCTGAGCAGCGCTTCGTTGAGGTTGTGCACACTGGTGAAATCGACCTTGTTGAGGCCGTCGCCGACGATGGCCAGGCGATTCTTGCGCTGCATTTTCAGCAAGCGCGGGAAGATGCTCATGTCACCGGCGCCCGTGACGAAGCGCGGACGCAGGGCCACTACTTCGAGGCCGAACTCCTGGGCACCGAATACCTTCTGCTCGGCCAGGTACTTGGTGGCGGCATAGGGGTGTTTGAAGCGTTTGGGCACTTGCTCTTCAGTCAGCCCCAAATGATCGCGCCCGTCGAAATAGATCGACGGCGACGACAGGTGCACCAGGCGCCCGACGCGCTCCTTCAGGCAGGCCTCGACGACATTTTCGGTGACCAGCACATTGCCCTGATGAAAGTCCTGATACTTGCCCCACAGCCCGACGGCGCCGGCGCAATGCACCACGGCTTCGACGTCGCGGCAGAGGTCGCGCACCAGGTCGGCGTCATTCAAATCACCCTGGATAAACTCGGCGCCGCGCCTGACCAGGTGCTCCACGCCTTCGGCACGTCGCCCGTTGACCCGCACGTCCAGGCCCTGCTCCAGGGCGAAACGCGCAAAGCGCCCGCCGATGAAGCCGCTTGCGCCGGTGACCAGAATCTTCATGTATTACCCCATGTTCTTTCGTTTTTCATCGCTGCTGCCTTGACGCGCGCCATCACTCCAACGGCACCAACCACTGTCCACACGCCTGGGCCAGATGGTCGGTCAACAAGCCCAGCAGTTGCCCGCCACTGCGCCAATGATGCCAGTACAACGGCACATCGATGGGCTTATCTGGCAATAACTCGACCAAGAGGCCCTTTTGCAGTTGGTCGCGGACCTGCAATTCCGGCACCAGCCCCCAGCCCAGGCCCGCTTCGGTAAGGCGGATAAAGCCTTCGGACGATGGGCATAAATGATGTTCGAAACCGCCATCCACGCCGAGGGATGCCAGGTAGCGGTGTTGCAGGAAATCATCCGGGCCGAACACCAAGGCCGGTGTGCGTGCCAGTTGGTCGGCGCGCACCCCATCCGGAAAGTGCCGGGCAATAAAGGCAGGGCTGGCCAGCGCTCGATAACGCATGGCCCCCAGCAACAGGCTACGCGCCCCGGCCACCGGGCGCTCGCTGGCGCAGATGCAGGCCGCCACCTCACCGGCACGCATGCGCTTGAGGCCTACGGTCTGGTCCTCCACCACCAGATCCAGCAGCAGATGCTGCTCGGCGCAAAAACCACTGACGGCCTCGGCCCACCAGGTGGCGAGGCTGTCAGCGTTCAACGCGATGCGCAGGCGCTCGGGCATGCCTTCCTCATCCAGGGCCGGCACCTGGCTTTGCAGGTCACGCTCCAACAGGCGCACCTGTTGCACATGGTTGAGCAGGCGACGGCCGATATCGGTGGGCGTCGGCGGCGTGGCCCGCACCAGTACCGGCTGGCCGATGCGCGCCTCCAGCAACTTGATGCGCTGGGAGATCGCCGACTGCGACAGCCCCAGCACCTGGGCGGCGCGCTCGAAGCCGGCCTGTTCCACCACCGCCGCCAGGGCGGAAAGCAATTTATAGTCGAACATCAGTTTCTCTAATGAGCGATCAGCAATATTTGTTTTTCTTATACAGCCTGCACCATGAGAATAGCCAGCATCGCTTCTCTCTTTATAAGGAACCTCCCATGGCTGGCGAAACCGCCCTGGCAACCCTGCTGCGCAGCATGAGCCCGCATCTGAATGACGGTGACTACGTGTTCTGCACCCTGCCCGATCAGCGCATCCCTGAGGGTTGCGAGGTGATCGGCAGTTTCCGCGAACAAGAAGGCCTGACCTTGATCCTCGATCGCCAACAGGCGGAACAGGCTGGGTTGGTCTTCGACTACGTCGCCGCGTGGATCACCTTGAATGTGCACTCGGCCCTGGAGGCAGTGGGCCTGACCGCCGCCTTCGCCAGCGCATTGGGCAAGGCCGGCATCAGTTGCAACGTGATTGCCGGCTATTACCACGACCACCTGTTCGTCGGCCGTGCCGATGCCCAGCGTGCCATGCAGGTGTTGCAGCAACTGGCGACAAACGCGGAGTAGACCCTATGTGGCAAAGCTATCTGAATGGTTTGCTGGTCGCCCTCGGCCTGATCATGGCCATCGGTACCCAGAATGCCTTTGTGTTGGCGCAAAGCCTGCGCCGCGAACATCACTTGCCAGTAGCCGCGTTATGCGTGGTGTGTGATGCACTGCTGGTGGCCGCCGGGGTGTTCGGCCTGGCGACGGTACTGGCGCAAAGCCCGATACTGCTGGCGGTGGCACGCTGGGGCGGCGCGGCTTTCCTGATCTGGTACGGCGCCTGTGCGCTGCGCCGGGCCTGTTCGAAACAGAGCCTGGATCAGGGCGGCAATCTGCAGGTGCGCTCATTGCGCGCGGTGCTGCTGAGCGCGCTGGCCGTCACCCTGCTCAACCCCCATGTGTACCTGGACACCGTATTGCTGATCGGCTCACTCGGCGCCCAACAAACCGAGCCCGGCGCCTACGTCGCCGGCGCGGCCAGTGCATCGCTGCTGTGGTTCTCTACCCTCGCCCTCGGCGCGGCGTGGCTGGCGCCCTGGCTGGCACGCCCCGCCACCTGGCGCCTGCTGGATCTATTGGTGGCGGTGATGATGTTCAGCGTGGCCTATCAATTGATCAGTGCCTGAGGAATATTCCAAAACGCTCTGGAACCTCTATCCCACACAGTTGTTGCGTGGTTTTGCCGCACCCCCGGTGCTATGATCCGGACCCTGCGCCGCAAAGAGTACAAACTCCCCGGCGCTTGTTTGGCCGCCCGTGATCGGCCTTGCGCTCACCGCAACTGACCTGATTAGGAGATTTATCATGGCTTTCGAATTGCCGCCGCTGCCCTACGCACACGATGCCCTGCAGCCGCACATCTCCAAGGAAACCTTGGAGTTCCACCACGACAAGCACCACAACACCTATGTCGTGAACCTGAACAACCTGGTGCCAGGCACCGAGTTCGAAGGCAAGACCCTGGAAGAGATCGTCAAATCCTCTTCGGGTGGCATCTTCAACAACGCTGCCCAGGTCTGGAACCACACCTTCTACTGGAACTGCCTGGCGCCAAATGCCGGCGGCCAACCGACCGGCGCACTGGCTGAAGCCATCAACGCTGCGTTCGGTTCGTTCGAAAAGTTCAAGGAAGAGTTCACCAAGACGTCCGTCGGCACCTTCGGTTCCGGTTGGGGCTGGCTGGTGAAAAAGGCTGACGGTTCCCTGGCCCTGGCCAGCACCATCGGCGCCGGCAACCCGCTGACCAGCGGCGATACCCCGCTGCTGACCTGCGACGTGTGGGAACACGCTTACTACATCGACTACCGCAACGTGCGTCCAAAGTATGTGGAAGCGTTCTGGAACCTGGTCAACTGGAAGTTCGTGGCTGAGCAGTTCGAAGGCAAGACCTTCACTGCCTAAGCACTGCTTGCAGTAAAAAAAGCCCGGCGAATGCCGGGCTTTTTTTTGCGCAACATATAGTCATTTAGGCTCAGGAACTCAGCCATTGTCATTTGCCACGTATTCAGTGAGACGAATTGAGGTCTCTTACCTGTCGGAGAAATAACAATGACTATTGGTGCACTGACAGCACTTCCCGTAGTGGGCGATCTGGTAAAAACAGGACTTCCTGTGCTTGGCGACATCGTCAAAGCGGTCGCGCCGCTGTTGCAACCCTTTGCCGATGCACTGGCAAAACAGATTGCTGGCAAGGAGGAAGCCCCCCCCAGCAAAACTATTGAGTTCCCCATGGAGAAAGACGCAGGAACGTTGACCATCAGCTTCAAGCAATAAGCGCTGACCCAGCTGAAGAAGAAACCAAGAGGTGGCGGAAAGGCCTCTCTCCGCCACCCCCTGATGACATAGGAGCGAAACTTACTCAGAACTGAATTTGCGGTTGTTTGCTGACAGCGCTTCCAGCCAAGCCGATCCCTGCGCCCAACATGCCCTTCGCGACATCCGCCGCCATTTTTACCCCCTCCCCTACCAAAGGTAGAACCACGGGTGCCAGTGCTGCGACTCCGGCTACAGCTGCCCCTGCTGCGATCATACGTAAACTCTCCACAATTGAACGAAAGGCGTATTCCTCTCCCTACCTGGGTGGTCGGTTCCGACGGTTCAGTTCCTCTTTTCGTAACTTTTAGCCCTTGCCCCAATGTCTCTTTGACTGCCGACCCCAGATTGCCAATACTCATGGCATATTGAAGGCCACCCGCATGAGACAAGGAATGCCCCTTTGAAGCTGGAACTCAAGAACAGCTTGTCGGTGAAGTTGCTACGGGTTGTGCTGCTGTCGGCCTTGATCGTGGGCGTCGCGCTGAGCGTGGCGCAGATCGTTTTCGATGCCTACAAGACGCGCCAGGCCGTGGCCGGCGATGCCCAGCGCATCCTCGACATGTTTCGCGACCCCTCGACCCAGGCCGTCTACAGCCTGGACCGCGAGATGGGCATGCAAGTCATTGAGGGCCTGTTCCAGGATGACGCCGTCCGCATGGCGTCCATCGGCCATCCCAACGAAACCATGCTGGCGGAAAAAAGCCGCGCCTTGCAGCAAGCGCCCAGTCGCTGGTTGACCGATCTGATCCTTGGCCAGGAACGCACCTTCACCACGGCCCTGGTCGGCAAAGGCCCCTACAGCGAGTACTACGGCGACCTGAGCATCACCCTCGACACCGCCACCTATGGCCAGGGATTTATCGTCAATTCGGTGATCATCTTCATTTCCGGGGTGCTGCGCGCCCTGGCCATGGGCCTGGTGCTGTACCTGGTCTATCACTGGCTGCTGACCAAGCCGCTGTCACGGATTATCGAGCACCTGACTTCGATCAACCCGGACCGCCCCAGCGAGCACAAGATCCCACAACTCAAGGGCCACGAGCGCAACGAGTTGGGGCTGTGGATCAACACCGCCAACCAACTGCTCGAATCCATCGAACGTAACACCCACCTGCGCCATGAGGCCGAAAGCAGCCTGTTGCGCATGGCCCAATACGACTTCCTCACCGGCCTGCCGAACCGCCAGAAACTGCAGGAGCAACTGGACAAGATCCTCATCGACGCCGGCCGCCGGCAACGGCGCGTGGCGGTGTTGTGCGTGGGGCTGGATGACTTCAAGAGCGTCAACGAGCAGTTCACCTACCAGGCCGGCGACAAACTGTTGCTGGCCCTCGCCGACCGTTTGCGCGCCCACAGCGGTCGCCTCGGCGCACTCGCTCGACTGGGCGGCGACCAGTTCGCCCTAGTGCAGGCCGATATCGACCAGCCTTACGAGGCCGCCGAGCTGGCACAAAGCATCCTGGACGACCTGGAGGCAGAGTTCGCCCTCGACCACGAAGGCATCCGCCTGCGCGCCACTATCGGCATCACCCTGTTCCCGGAAGACGGCGACAGCACCGAAAAGCTGCTGCAAAAAGCCGAACAGACCATGACCCTGGCCAAGACCCGTTCGCGCAATCGCTATCAGTTCTATATCGCCAGCGTCGACAGCGAAATGCGCCGCCGCCGCGAGCTGGAAAAAGACCTGCGCGAGGCGCTCAGTCGCGACCAGTTCCACCTGGTGTACCAACCGCAGATCAGCTATCGCGATCACCGCGTGGTCGGTGTGGAAGCGTTGATCCGCTGGCAGCATCCGGAGCATGGCCTGGTCCCGCCGGACCTGTTTATCCCGTTGGCCGAGCAGAACGGCACCATTATTCCGATTGGCGAGTGGGTGCTGGACCAGGCCTGCCGGCAATTGCGCGAGTGGCACGACCTGGGTTTCACCGACCTGCGCATGGCGGTCAACTTGTCCACCGTGCAACTGCACCACACCGAATTGCCACGGGTGGTCAATAACCTGATGCAGATCTACCGCCTGCCACCGCGCAGCCTGGAACTGGAAGTCACCGAAACCGGCCTGATGGAAGATATCAGCACCGCAGCCCAGCATCTGCTGAGCCTGCGCCGTTCCGGGGCGTTGATTGCCATCGATGACTTTGGCACCGGTTACTCATCCCTCAGTTACCTGAAAAGCCTGCCCCTGGACAAGATCAAGATCGACAAGAGCTTTGTTCAGGATCTGTTGGATGACGACGACGATGCCACCATCGTGCGGGCCATCATCCAGTTGGGCAAAAGCCTGGGCATGCAGGTGATCGCAGAAGGCGTGGAAACCGCTGAGCAGGAGGCCTACATCATCTCCGAGGGCTGCCATGAGGGTCAGGGTTACCACTACAGCAAACCCTTGCAGGCCCGGGAGTTGGCGGCCTTCCTGAAGCAGTCTGAGCGCAATAACGCAGCGATTCTGTGACTAGTCAAAACGATACTGAATATTTCCCGCGTATAACCCTTTACACAAAATGCAAATCTTTCGCATTATGTCGCAGTTTTTGCGCTCCCCCCGCGCGCCCCATCAACAACCGAAGCAGGATGTTCGCCATGATTCGTATGCCCCTGGCCACCGCCAGTCTGCTGGCCATTGCCATTTCTCTCGCCGGCTGTGGCGAAGGTAAAGACAAGGCCGCAGCGCCACAGGCGCCGACCCCGGCTGCCAGCACTACCGCTCCAGCGGCTGCCACCCCTGCCGGCCAGGTCGACGAAGCGGCCGCCAAGGCCGTGGTCGCGCATTACGCAGACATGGTGTTTGCGGTCTACAGCGATGCCGAGTCCACTGCAAAAACCCTGCAGACCGCCATCGACGCATTCCTCGCCAAGCCGAACGACGAAACCCTGAAAGCCGCACGTACCGCCTGGATCGCCGCCCGCGTCCCGTACCTGCAAAGCGAAGTGTTCCGCTTCGGCAACACCATCATCGACGACTGGGAAGGCCAGGTGAACGCATGGCCGCTGGACGAAGGCCTGATCGACTACGTCGACAAGTCCTACGAGCACGCCCTGGGTAACCCGGGCGCCACCGCCAACATCATCGCCAACACCCAGATC of Pseudomonas azotoformans contains these proteins:
- a CDS encoding D-mannose isomerase, whose amino-acid sequence is MTTQPLPASSWLNAPAHHAWLAAEGQRLLAFAKASRLADGFGNLDDRGRLPVDARAETMNTARMTHSFAMAHAMGLPGYAELIEHGVASLNGPLRDSEHGGWFATPHAVDGNRGKAAYLHAFVALAASSAVVAGAPGAQNLLNDAIHIIDQFFWSEEEGVMLESFDQDWSRVEAYRGANSNMHATEAFLALADVTGDTRWLDRALRIVERVIHTHAAGNQFMVIEHFDTTWQPLLGYNEDNPADGFRPYGITPGHGFEWARLVLHLEAARLQAGLATPEWLVTDAKGLFASACEYAWAVDGAPGIVYTLDWNHRPVVRERLHWTHAEASAAAQALLKRTGELHYETWYRRFWEFCETHFIDRIHGSWHHELSPHNQPSSKIWGGKPDLYHAWQAVVLPALPLAPSMASAIGAGRYVTNW
- a CDS encoding ATPase, whose product is MRNDAKDDFDNVPSLRADVGDDDDFEPSPATSVRSRNAKVVKVKSASTGPLWALIGALLIAFAGLAWWSFQQISLMGQQLVATQESFARISEEAAGRLQDISGKVVASEASVNNGSEALKLQIKQLENQLLEQGKQQIGVAGQATELDKRLAQMTASTTDLSNANSKLQGQVQALTDAVATLKAAQGDAGKRDSEIKELSADVAALKKQGNPSAAIARIEQDLVVLKSAQDNASASSDGPTNKEFDVFRIQTTRNITTLQSQVQTLNQQLNAPARVTPLGQ
- a CDS encoding LysE/ArgO family amino acid transporter, with amino-acid sequence MWQSYLNGLLVALGLIMAIGTQNAFVLAQSLRREHHLPVAALCVVCDALLVAAGVFGLATVLAQSPILLAVARWGGAAFLIWYGACALRRACSKQSLDQGGNLQVRSLRAVLLSALAVTLLNPHVYLDTVLLIGSLGAQQTEPGAYVAGAASASLLWFSTLALGAAWLAPWLARPATWRLLDLLVAVMMFSVAYQLISA
- a CDS encoding ABC transporter substrate-binding protein, which translates into the protein MNAINRLAVAISIASLFPLSAFAADSKGTVEVVHWWTSGGEKAAVDVLKAQVEKDGFTWKDGAVAGGGGATAMTVLKSRAVAGNPPGVAQIKGPDIQEWASTGLLDTDVLKDVAKEEKWDSLLDKKVSDTVKYEGDYVAVPVNIHRVNWLWINPEVFKKAGITKNPTTLEEFYAAGDKLKKAGFIPLAHGGQPWQDSTVFEAVVLSVMGADGYKKALVDLDNAALTGPEMVKALTELKKVATYMDVDGKGQDWNLEAGKVINGKAGMQIMGDWAKSEWTAAKKVAGKDYECVAFPGTDKAFTYNIDSLAVFKQKDKGTAAGQQDIARVVLGENFQKVFSINKGSIPVRNDMLNKMDSYGFDSCAQTAAKDFLADAKTGGLQPSMAHNMATTLAVQGAFFDVVTNYINDPKADPADTAKKLGAAIKSAK
- a CDS encoding ACT domain-containing protein; amino-acid sequence: MAGETALATLLRSMSPHLNDGDYVFCTLPDQRIPEGCEVIGSFREQEGLTLILDRQQAEQAGLVFDYVAAWITLNVHSALEAVGLTAAFASALGKAGISCNVIAGYYHDHLFVGRADAQRAMQVLQQLATNAE
- a CDS encoding superoxide dismutase; the encoded protein is MAFELPPLPYAHDALQPHISKETLEFHHDKHHNTYVVNLNNLVPGTEFEGKTLEEIVKSSSGGIFNNAAQVWNHTFYWNCLAPNAGGQPTGALAEAINAAFGSFEKFKEEFTKTSVGTFGSGWGWLVKKADGSLALASTIGAGNPLTSGDTPLLTCDVWEHAYYIDYRNVRPKYVEAFWNLVNWKFVAEQFEGKTFTA
- a CDS encoding NAD-dependent epimerase/dehydratase family protein — its product is MKILVTGASGFIGGRFARFALEQGLDVRVNGRRAEGVEHLVRRGAEFIQGDLNDADLVRDLCRDVEAVVHCAGAVGLWGKYQDFHQGNVLVTENVVEACLKERVGRLVHLSSPSIYFDGRDHLGLTEEQVPKRFKHPYAATKYLAEQKVFGAQEFGLEVVALRPRFVTGAGDMSIFPRLLKMQRKNRLAIVGDGLNKVDFTSVHNLNEALLSSLLATGSALGKAYNISNGTPVPVWDVVNYVMRQMELPQVTRYRSYGLSYSVAALNEAFCAMWPGRPEPALSRLGMQVMNKDFTLDISRARHYLDYEPKVSLWTALDEFCSWWKAQDPGSK
- a CDS encoding LysR family transcriptional regulator ArgP, which codes for MFDYKLLSALAAVVEQAGFERAAQVLGLSQSAISQRIKLLEARIGQPVLVRATPPTPTDIGRRLLNHVQQVRLLERDLQSQVPALDEEGMPERLRIALNADSLATWWAEAVSGFCAEQHLLLDLVVEDQTVGLKRMRAGEVAACICASERPVAGARSLLLGAMRYRALASPAFIARHFPDGVRADQLARTPALVFGPDDFLQHRYLASLGVDGGFEHHLCPSSEGFIRLTEAGLGWGLVPELQVRDQLQKGLLVELLPDKPIDVPLYWHHWRSGGQLLGLLTDHLAQACGQWLVPLE
- a CDS encoding putative bifunctional diguanylate cyclase/phosphodiesterase; the encoded protein is MKLELKNSLSVKLLRVVLLSALIVGVALSVAQIVFDAYKTRQAVAGDAQRILDMFRDPSTQAVYSLDREMGMQVIEGLFQDDAVRMASIGHPNETMLAEKSRALQQAPSRWLTDLILGQERTFTTALVGKGPYSEYYGDLSITLDTATYGQGFIVNSVIIFISGVLRALAMGLVLYLVYHWLLTKPLSRIIEHLTSINPDRPSEHKIPQLKGHERNELGLWINTANQLLESIERNTHLRHEAESSLLRMAQYDFLTGLPNRQKLQEQLDKILIDAGRRQRRVAVLCVGLDDFKSVNEQFTYQAGDKLLLALADRLRAHSGRLGALARLGGDQFALVQADIDQPYEAAELAQSILDDLEAEFALDHEGIRLRATIGITLFPEDGDSTEKLLQKAEQTMTLAKTRSRNRYQFYIASVDSEMRRRRELEKDLREALSRDQFHLVYQPQISYRDHRVVGVEALIRWQHPEHGLVPPDLFIPLAEQNGTIIPIGEWVLDQACRQLREWHDLGFTDLRMAVNLSTVQLHHTELPRVVNNLMQIYRLPPRSLELEVTETGLMEDISTAAQHLLSLRRSGALIAIDDFGTGYSSLSYLKSLPLDKIKIDKSFVQDLLDDDDDATIVRAIIQLGKSLGMQVIAEGVETAEQEAYIISEGCHEGQGYHYSKPLQARELAAFLKQSERNNAAIL